The Streptomyces sp. Je 1-332 genome has a window encoding:
- a CDS encoding thiamine pyrophosphate-dependent enzyme, with translation MTRTVARVVIDALEELGVRHVFGVVGDALNPFTDAIRASKSVEWVGCRHEEAAAFAAGAQSQLTDTLGVCMGTVGPGSVHLLNGLYDAAKSGTPVLAIAGQVPLAEVGTDYFQEVDNDLLFRDVAVFRATVTSPEQLPGLLEIAARTAIGRRGVAVLTVPGDVGDKELPNDRPTRLSVAQSANRPDDPVLDEAAAALSDGGKVTMLVGRGARGSREDVLALAERLAAPMVLTLKAKEGFEGDNPYQVGQTGLIGNPAAAHAMDHADTLLLLGTDFPYRDWYPEGKKVVQVDRVAEHIGRRVPVEVALAADVGPTVRGLLERLERRTERGHLDGAREKFTKWQEGQQRLASPGHDRGLIGKVRSALDNRDHLVRPEALAAAVDALAADDAVFTSDTGMATVWLSRFVEMRGSRRLLGSYNLGSMANAMPQAIGAQLLDPDRQVVAFCGDGGLGMLLGDLMTIRSRQLPVKLVVFDNQRLGMVKLEQEEAGLPEFGTELDNPDFAAVAEALGITGIRVSRAEDLAGGVGKAFATPGPVLLDVLTNPEEIAVPAKPTVQQGWGFAIAKVRENLTSPGGH, from the coding sequence ATGACCCGCACCGTTGCCCGCGTAGTGATCGACGCCTTGGAAGAACTCGGAGTGCGCCATGTGTTCGGCGTGGTGGGGGACGCCCTGAACCCCTTCACCGACGCCATCCGCGCCAGCAAGTCCGTCGAATGGGTGGGCTGCCGCCACGAGGAGGCTGCCGCCTTCGCCGCAGGCGCCCAGTCGCAGCTCACCGACACCCTCGGGGTCTGCATGGGCACCGTGGGCCCCGGCTCCGTACATCTGCTGAACGGCTTGTACGACGCCGCCAAGAGCGGCACCCCGGTACTCGCCATCGCGGGCCAGGTGCCCCTCGCGGAGGTGGGCACCGACTACTTCCAGGAAGTCGACAACGACCTCCTCTTCCGTGACGTCGCCGTCTTCCGCGCCACCGTCACCTCCCCCGAGCAACTGCCCGGCCTCCTGGAGATCGCCGCGCGCACCGCGATCGGGCGCCGCGGTGTGGCCGTGCTGACGGTCCCCGGCGACGTCGGCGACAAGGAACTGCCGAACGACCGGCCGACGCGGCTCTCCGTCGCCCAGTCCGCCAACCGGCCCGACGACCCGGTGCTCGACGAGGCCGCCGCAGCCCTCTCCGACGGCGGCAAGGTCACCATGCTGGTCGGCCGCGGAGCGCGCGGCTCCCGCGAGGACGTCCTCGCGCTCGCGGAGCGGCTCGCGGCTCCCATGGTGCTCACGCTCAAGGCCAAGGAAGGCTTCGAGGGCGACAACCCCTACCAGGTCGGCCAGACGGGCCTGATCGGCAATCCGGCCGCCGCGCACGCCATGGACCACGCCGACACGCTGCTGCTGCTCGGCACCGACTTCCCGTACCGGGACTGGTATCCCGAGGGCAAGAAGGTCGTCCAGGTCGACCGGGTCGCCGAGCACATCGGGCGGCGCGTCCCGGTCGAGGTGGCCCTCGCCGCCGACGTCGGCCCCACCGTGCGCGGACTCCTGGAGCGGCTCGAGCGGCGTACGGAGCGCGGGCACCTGGACGGAGCGCGGGAGAAGTTCACCAAGTGGCAGGAGGGACAGCAGCGGCTCGCCTCGCCCGGACACGATCGCGGACTGATCGGTAAGGTCCGCTCCGCGTTGGACAACCGCGATCACCTCGTACGTCCGGAAGCGCTGGCCGCCGCGGTGGACGCCCTGGCGGCCGACGACGCCGTGTTCACCTCGGACACCGGCATGGCCACCGTGTGGCTCTCGCGCTTCGTGGAGATGCGCGGTTCCCGTCGCCTGCTCGGCTCGTACAACCTCGGCTCGATGGCCAACGCGATGCCGCAGGCGATCGGCGCGCAGCTCCTCGACCCCGACCGGCAGGTCGTCGCCTTCTGCGGCGACGGCGGTCTGGGGATGCTGCTCGGCGACCTCATGACCATCCGCAGCCGACAGCTTCCGGTGAAGCTCGTGGTCTTCGACAACCAGCGGCTCGGGATGGTGAAGCTGGAGCAGGAGGAGGCGGGGCTGCCGGAGTTCGGCACCGAGCTCGACAACCCGGACTTCGCCGCGGTCGCGGAAGCCCTGGGCATCACCGGCATCCGCGTGAGCAGGGCCGAGGATCTCGCCGGGGGCGTCGGCAAGGCCTTCGCCACGCCGGGACCCGTCCTTCTGGACGTCCTCACCAACCCCGAGGAGATCGCCGTGCCGGCCAAGCCGACCGTCCAGCAGGGCTGGGGGTTCGCCATCGCCAAGGTCCGCGAGAACCTCACCAGCCCCGGCGGTCACTGA
- a CDS encoding FMN-binding glutamate synthase family protein, which produces MTRFVVVGLLAACAVGGVLLALLASPWWWLAAAPLLAVALTGAYDLVQRRHSVLRNYPVLGHLRFLMETLRPELQQYFVERNYDGRPYDRDTRSIVYERAKGVAAEEPFGSERDMDARGYEFLVPSMAPVAVPDEPPRVRIGGPDCTEPYDMALLNVSAMSFGSLSSNAIVALNTGAARGGFAHDTGEGGLSTHHLRPGGDLVWEIGTGYFGCRTRDGDFDPRQFADKAAHPSVRCVSLKLSQGAKPGIGGVLPGSKVNAEIASVRGVPEGETVVSPPYHRAFSTPRELVQFLARLRELANGKPVGFKLCPGSRTQFLAVCKAMVEEGITPDFIVVDGAEGGTGAAPLEFADHLGMPLREGLFTVHSALTGTGLRDKIRLGASGKVATGADIVKRLLLGADYTNAARAMMFAVGCIQAQRCHTNRCPTGVTTQDPRRARALDIVDKAARVARYQKATVHSALQIMAAMGVNDPAQLGPHLLRRREDHGEFRSYAELYEWLSPGELLTAPPASWAADWRAADPDAFTP; this is translated from the coding sequence ATGACGCGTTTTGTGGTGGTGGGCCTGTTGGCGGCCTGCGCGGTGGGCGGTGTGCTGCTCGCCCTTCTGGCATCCCCGTGGTGGTGGCTCGCGGCGGCTCCGTTGCTGGCCGTGGCGCTGACCGGTGCGTACGACCTGGTGCAGCGGCGGCACTCCGTGCTGCGGAACTATCCGGTGCTCGGCCATCTGCGGTTCCTGATGGAGACGCTGCGCCCGGAACTGCAGCAGTACTTCGTGGAGCGCAACTACGACGGCAGGCCCTACGACCGCGACACCCGCAGCATCGTCTACGAGCGGGCCAAGGGGGTCGCCGCCGAGGAGCCGTTCGGCAGCGAGCGCGACATGGACGCCCGCGGCTACGAGTTCCTCGTGCCGTCCATGGCCCCGGTGGCCGTCCCCGACGAGCCGCCCCGCGTCCGGATCGGCGGCCCCGACTGCACCGAGCCGTACGACATGGCTCTCCTCAATGTCTCGGCGATGAGCTTCGGCTCGCTCTCCTCCAACGCCATCGTGGCGCTGAACACGGGCGCGGCACGCGGCGGCTTCGCCCACGACACCGGCGAGGGCGGCCTGTCCACACACCACCTGCGGCCCGGCGGTGACCTCGTCTGGGAGATAGGCACCGGCTACTTCGGCTGCCGCACCCGCGACGGGGACTTCGACCCGCGGCAGTTCGCCGACAAGGCCGCCCACCCTTCCGTGCGCTGCGTGTCGCTCAAGCTGTCGCAAGGCGCGAAACCGGGCATCGGTGGCGTCCTGCCCGGCAGCAAGGTCAACGCCGAGATCGCCTCGGTACGAGGCGTGCCCGAAGGCGAGACCGTCGTCTCGCCGCCGTACCACCGCGCCTTCTCCACCCCGCGCGAACTCGTCCAGTTCCTCGCCCGGCTACGGGAACTGGCGAACGGCAAACCGGTGGGATTCAAGCTGTGCCCCGGATCCAGGACCCAGTTCCTCGCCGTGTGCAAGGCCATGGTGGAGGAGGGGATCACCCCGGACTTCATCGTCGTGGACGGCGCGGAGGGCGGCACGGGGGCGGCGCCGCTGGAGTTCGCCGACCACCTCGGCATGCCGCTGCGGGAAGGTCTCTTCACCGTGCACAGCGCTCTGACGGGCACGGGCCTGCGGGACAAGATCCGCCTCGGCGCCAGCGGCAAAGTGGCGACGGGCGCCGACATCGTCAAGCGCCTCCTGCTCGGCGCCGACTACACCAACGCGGCCCGCGCGATGATGTTCGCCGTCGGCTGCATCCAGGCCCAGCGCTGTCACACCAACCGATGCCCGACCGGCGTCACCACCCAGGACCCGCGCCGCGCCCGCGCCCTCGACATCGTCGACAAGGCCGCGCGCGTGGCGCGCTACCAGAAGGCCACCGTCCACAGCGCGCTGCAGATCATGGCCGCGATGGGCGTCAACGACCCCGCGCAGCTCGGCCCTCATCTCCTGCGGCGCCGCGAGGACCACGGCGAGTTCCGGTCCTACGCCGAGCTGTACGAGTGGCTGTCCCCCGGCGAACTGCTCACAGCGCCGCCGGCGAGCTGGGCCGCCGACTGGCGGGCAGCGGACCCGGACGCCTTCACGCCCTGA
- a CDS encoding catalase, producing MSDVTGKATTNDAGAPVESDEHSLTVGAGGPILLQDSYLIEQMAQFNRERIPERQPHAKGSGAFGHFEVTGDVSSYTKAALFQPGTNTDLVIRFSTVAGERGSPDTWRDPRGFAVKFYTTEGNYDMVGNNTPVFFVKDPMKFQHFIRSQKRRADNNLRDHDMQWDFWTLSPESAHQVTWLMGDRGIPRTWRHMNGYTSHTYMWINAQGERFWVKYHFKTDQGVEHFTQHEADQMAAADTDYHTRDLFEHIRDGDYPSWTLYVQIMPYEEAATYRFNPFDLTKVWPHGDYPLVEVGKMTLDRNPTDNHAEIEQAAFQPNNLVPGIGPSPDRMLLARLFSYADAHRYRIGGNYQQLPVNAPIVPVHTYSKDGAMAIHKRQDPVYAPNSKGGPAADTARYGSPPSWYADGDITRAAYVDHAEDDDWGQPGTMVREVLDDAARDRLVDNVVGHLLNGVTEPVLVRAFEYWSNIDKSIGERIEQGVRAKANEKDPKAAEQSNPARSSMQDKA from the coding sequence ATGAGCGACGTCACAGGTAAGGCGACCACCAACGACGCCGGCGCGCCGGTCGAAAGCGATGAGCACTCGCTCACCGTCGGCGCCGGCGGCCCCATCCTCCTGCAGGACTCCTATCTGATCGAACAGATGGCGCAGTTCAACCGGGAGCGGATTCCTGAGCGGCAGCCGCACGCCAAGGGCAGCGGCGCCTTCGGCCACTTCGAAGTCACCGGAGACGTCAGCTCCTACACGAAGGCCGCCCTCTTCCAGCCGGGCACCAACACCGACCTGGTGATCCGCTTCTCCACCGTCGCCGGTGAGCGCGGGAGCCCGGACACCTGGCGTGACCCGCGCGGATTCGCGGTGAAGTTCTACACCACCGAGGGCAACTACGACATGGTGGGGAACAACACCCCGGTCTTCTTCGTGAAGGACCCGATGAAGTTCCAGCACTTCATCCGGTCCCAGAAACGCAGGGCGGACAACAACCTGCGTGACCACGACATGCAGTGGGACTTCTGGACCCTCTCGCCCGAGTCCGCCCACCAGGTCACGTGGCTGATGGGTGACCGGGGCATCCCGCGCACCTGGCGCCACATGAACGGTTACACCTCGCACACGTACATGTGGATCAACGCGCAGGGCGAGCGGTTCTGGGTGAAGTACCACTTCAAGACCGACCAGGGCGTCGAGCACTTCACGCAGCACGAGGCCGACCAGATGGCCGCGGCCGACACGGATTACCACACCCGGGATCTCTTCGAGCACATCCGGGACGGGGACTACCCCAGCTGGACGCTGTACGTGCAGATCATGCCGTACGAGGAAGCGGCCACCTACCGCTTCAACCCGTTCGACCTGACGAAGGTCTGGCCGCACGGTGACTACCCGCTGGTCGAGGTCGGCAAGATGACCCTGGACCGCAACCCCACGGACAACCACGCCGAGATCGAGCAGGCGGCCTTCCAGCCGAACAACCTGGTCCCCGGCATCGGCCCGAGCCCCGACCGCATGCTGCTCGCCAGGCTGTTCTCCTACGCCGACGCACACCGCTACCGCATCGGCGGCAACTACCAGCAGCTGCCGGTCAACGCCCCGATCGTGCCCGTCCACACGTACTCCAAGGACGGGGCCATGGCGATCCACAAGCGGCAGGACCCGGTCTACGCACCCAACTCCAAGGGCGGCCCGGCCGCCGACACGGCCCGCTACGGCTCCCCGCCGAGCTGGTACGCGGACGGCGACATCACCCGGGCTGCGTACGTCGACCACGCCGAGGACGACGACTGGGGCCAGCCCGGCACCATGGTGCGCGAGGTCCTCGACGACGCCGCACGCGACCGTCTCGTGGACAACGTCGTCGGACACCTGCTCAACGGAGTGACCGAGCCCGTGCTCGTCAGGGCCTTCGAGTACTGGTCGAACATCGACAAGTCCATCGGTGAACGCATCGAGCAGGGCGTGCGCGCCAAGGCGAACGAGAAGGACCCCAAGGCCGCGGAGCAGTCCAACCCGGCCCGCAGCAGCATGCAGGACAAGGCCTGA
- a CDS encoding SpoIIE family protein phosphatase, which translates to MTSAKKSHIDLEQCLLLTGTGGFDWDLESGELRLDASALAVLDLRPEEFRGKVTSLRGRVPPEEAVRISFAVTEADTTGVDLFGVYFRARHRDGSVHLTHARGRILRDDAGRAVRAVGVVRTASDDGAQLAATDPREERRQGVALMVQGTTQALSRAVTVDDVVAVLSGASGLDRFAADGLVLGLVEGENLKLIALVGQTMQALDELKLHKVDESQPLAEAVLTRQPRFVGSLPDLGRRFRRLGPYIEHMELDSAAFLPLVAQDRAIGGLALFYRGRKDFTDADRNLCIGLSGIVAQSLQRAMLFDEERDLAKSLQATMLPRGVPEVADAQVAVRYHAAWGGRDVGGDFYDVITLPRGRIGVVVGDVQGHDTHAAAIMGQLRIALRAFAGEGHPPATVLSRASRFLAELDTERFATCTYAQFDPATGIVRAVRAGHLPPLVRHVDGRVGVPRVRGGLPLGLATEFGMEDYPEVRLDLVPGETMVLCTDGLVEDASLDLDTGIQNLAEVLSAGPESAEDLADHLSRALWKRWGSSDDVALLVLRRLPDPGTLHEPRIHRYIHQADPEGLADARAALREHLASWGLGAVADDVEVAAGELLVNALVHTEGGAILTLEVLTGPPRRVRLWVKDRSSTRPRKKSPVETATSGRGLVLVEAVASRWGIEPRGEGKAVWCDFAVPEG; encoded by the coding sequence ATGACGTCAGCCAAGAAGTCACACATCGACCTGGAACAGTGCCTGCTCCTGACCGGCACGGGCGGTTTCGACTGGGACCTGGAGAGCGGTGAACTCCGGCTCGATGCCAGTGCCCTCGCGGTGCTCGACCTGCGCCCCGAAGAGTTCCGCGGCAAGGTCACCTCGCTGCGGGGACGCGTGCCCCCCGAAGAGGCCGTACGCATCAGCTTCGCCGTGACGGAGGCGGACACCACGGGCGTGGACCTCTTCGGCGTCTACTTCCGCGCCCGGCACCGTGACGGCTCGGTCCACCTCACGCACGCCCGTGGACGCATCCTGCGCGACGACGCGGGCCGGGCCGTGCGCGCAGTCGGCGTCGTGCGCACCGCATCGGACGACGGGGCCCAGCTCGCGGCGACCGACCCGCGGGAGGAGCGCAGGCAGGGCGTCGCCCTGATGGTGCAGGGCACCACCCAGGCCCTCTCCCGGGCCGTCACCGTCGACGACGTGGTGGCCGTACTGTCCGGTGCGAGCGGCCTTGACCGGTTCGCCGCCGACGGCCTGGTCCTCGGCCTGGTCGAAGGCGAGAACCTCAAGCTCATCGCCCTGGTGGGCCAGACGATGCAGGCCCTCGACGAACTCAAGCTGCACAAGGTCGACGAGTCGCAGCCGCTCGCCGAGGCAGTCCTGACGAGGCAGCCACGTTTCGTGGGCTCGCTGCCCGACCTCGGGCGGCGTTTTCGCCGTCTCGGGCCCTACATCGAGCACATGGAACTCGACTCGGCGGCGTTCCTGCCGCTGGTCGCGCAGGACCGCGCCATCGGCGGCCTCGCGCTCTTCTACCGTGGCCGCAAGGACTTCACCGACGCGGACCGCAACCTGTGCATCGGGCTCTCCGGCATCGTCGCCCAGTCCCTGCAGCGCGCCATGCTGTTCGACGAGGAACGCGACCTCGCCAAGAGCCTGCAGGCCACGATGTTGCCCCGCGGAGTCCCCGAGGTCGCGGACGCCCAGGTCGCCGTGCGCTATCACGCCGCCTGGGGCGGTCGCGACGTAGGAGGCGACTTCTACGACGTCATCACCCTGCCCCGAGGACGCATCGGCGTGGTCGTCGGCGACGTACAGGGACACGACACCCACGCCGCGGCCATCATGGGGCAGCTTCGCATCGCCCTGCGGGCCTTCGCCGGTGAGGGACACCCACCCGCGACGGTGCTCTCGCGTGCCTCCCGCTTCCTGGCCGAGCTGGACACCGAGCGCTTCGCCACCTGCACCTACGCCCAGTTCGACCCCGCCACCGGCATCGTGCGCGCCGTGCGGGCGGGCCATCTGCCGCCCCTCGTACGGCACGTGGACGGCCGTGTGGGCGTGCCACGGGTCCGCGGCGGGCTGCCGCTGGGGCTCGCCACCGAGTTCGGCATGGAGGACTACCCCGAGGTGCGGCTCGACCTCGTGCCGGGCGAGACCATGGTGCTGTGCACGGACGGACTCGTGGAGGACGCCAGCTTGGACCTCGACACGGGGATCCAGAACCTCGCCGAGGTGTTGTCCGCAGGTCCCGAGAGTGCCGAGGACCTGGCCGACCATCTCTCCCGCGCGCTCTGGAAGAGATGGGGAAGCAGCGACGACGTGGCGCTCCTTGTCCTGCGCCGGCTCCCCGACCCGGGGACGCTGCACGAACCGCGCATCCACCGGTACATCCACCAGGCCGACCCCGAGGGGCTCGCCGACGCGCGCGCGGCGCTACGGGAACACCTCGCGTCGTGGGGTCTTGGGGCGGTCGCCGACGATGTCGAGGTGGCCGCAGGCGAACTGCTCGTCAACGCCCTGGTCCACACCGAGGGAGGCGCCATTCTCACCCTGGAGGTCCTCACGGGGCCGCCTCGCCGCGTCCGCCTCTGGGTGAAGGACCGCTCCAGCACCCGCCCCCGCAAGAAGTCCCCGGTGGAGACCGCCACCTCGGGCCGCGGCCTGGTCCTGGTGGAGGCGGTCGCCTCGCGCTGGGGGATCGAGCCCCGGGGCGAGGGCAAGGCCGTCTGGTGCGACTTCGCGGTCCCGGAGGGGTGA
- a CDS encoding carboxymuconolactone decarboxylase family protein — protein sequence MATRSITAQIPTAPRMTEDPAELVPELAAVSAALFKVTGNGSIPRSTISLVQLRAGQIVGSTYLTVLHTGFLRKAGESEERVTSVASWQDSPYFTEAERAALALVEAVLQPSTHGERVSDELYARAAEHYEAKALATLMFAIGQVNFFIAVALIAKPVPGRSFTDPWN from the coding sequence ATGGCAACACGTTCGATCACGGCACAGATCCCGACGGCGCCGCGGATGACCGAGGACCCCGCGGAGCTCGTCCCCGAGCTCGCGGCGGTGTCGGCGGCGCTTTTCAAGGTCACCGGCAACGGCTCGATACCGCGTTCCACGATCAGCCTGGTCCAGCTGCGTGCCGGTCAGATCGTCGGCAGCACCTATCTGACCGTTCTGCACACCGGATTCCTGCGCAAGGCGGGGGAGTCGGAGGAGCGCGTCACATCGGTGGCCAGCTGGCAGGACTCGCCGTACTTCACCGAGGCGGAGCGAGCCGCGCTGGCGCTTGTCGAGGCCGTGCTCCAGCCGTCCACGCACGGTGAGAGGGTCTCCGACGAGCTGTACGCCCGGGCGGCGGAGCACTACGAGGCAAAGGCGCTCGCCACGCTGATGTTCGCGATCGGGCAGGTCAACTTCTTCATCGCGGTGGCGCTCATCGCCAAGCCCGTGCCCGGCAGGTCGTTCACCGACCCCTGGAACTGA